DNA sequence from the Rubrivirga sp. SAORIC476 genome:
AGCGCACCTCGTAGCGCGCGTGGACGACCGCATGCTCGGCCCAGGCCTCACTGGCGGGGTCCGAGGGCTCGGATGCCGCCAGGGCCGTCGGCTCCTCAGCCGTCGTGGCGCGCTCCCGGCGCAGCCGCTCGACAGCCTCGGCGGGGATCCGGCGGTGCCCACCGGGGGTTCGCACTTCGGGGAGTTGCCCGTCGTCCGTCCACCGCCGGACCGTGCCCACATGGACGCCCAATCGCGCCGCGGCGGCGCTGACGCTGAGCAGGAGAGGTCGGTCGGCCACAGGGAGGTTTGTGTAGGTTTCCAACCTACCCGCGCGGCAGAATCGGGGTCCATGAAGAGGGAGTGCGTCCATCTCTCGGGGCCTGTGAATCCTCTCCTCCGGAGCACGAGCAGCAGCACGCGGTCCCACACCAGAGCAGAAGCCCGGAGGCAGTGCGGGACGCGCTCGGCCCGGCCGGGGGGCCGTTCCCAACCCGTCGGCCCTGTCCACCGTAGGTTTGCCTACCTACCGCCCCTGTCGGCATGCTGCGTCTCGCTTCGCTCATCGTGTTCTCCGTGGTCGCCATCGGCGCGACCTTCGCGACCCGCTCAAGCGGGACGCCCGTGTTGCCCGCCACCCCCTACGACTACGAGGGCGTCGCGCTGCCCCTCCATCTCCAGGACAACTCGATCCTGCGCTGGGATTCCACCCCGGCCGACAACCCGATCACGGACGCGGGCGCCACGCTGGGGCGCGTGCTCTTCTACGATGTGCGGCTGTCCCGCAACGAGACGGTGTCGTGCGCCTCGTGTCACCGCCAGGAGCACGGTTTTTCAGACCCGAGGCCGCTGAGCGTCGGGTTCCAGGGCGAGCCGACCGATCGCAATTCGATGACCCTCTCCTTCGCCCGGTACGACCGCACCCAGCGGTTCTTCTGGGACGTCCGCACCCGGTCGCTGGAGACGTTGGCCCTGGAGCCCATCCAGAACCCGGTCGAGATGGGCCTGACGCTGGACGAGATGACGACCCGCCTCCAGGCGACCGACTTTTACCCGGGCCTGTTCGCGGACGCTTTCGGCACGCCCGAGATTACGAGCGACCGGGTCGCGCGGGCCCTGTCGCAGTTCGTCCGCTCCATCGTGGCCTCCAACTCTCGCTACGATGCCGCCCGCGAGGCCCAGGTGGACGTGTTCGGGCGGCCCCTGGATGGGCTGACAGAGCAGGAGAACCAGGGGCTGGAGCTGTTCTTCGGTCGCGGACGCTGTGAGGAATGCCACTCCGGCGACATGTTCATGGGCACCGGCCCCACCGACAACGGCCTGGACGCGACGGTCCCCGAGGGGAGCAGCGGCCGGGGCGTCTTCAAGACGGTGTCGCTCCGCAACGTGGCGCTCACGGCGCCCTACATGCATGACGGCCGCTTCGCGACGCTGGAAGAGGTGGTGGACCACTACAGTTCGGGCATCCAGCCCAGCCCCCGCCTGGACCCCCGCCTCCGGGGACGCGACGGAGAACCGAAGCAGAGGAACTTCAGCGACGAGGAGCGCGCCGCTCTCGTGGCGTTCCTGAACACGCTCACCGACACCACGCTCGCGACCGACCCGAGGTGGTCGGACCCGTTCGCCGTCGGGTCGGCAGAGGGGGCGCGCCCCTGACCTCTGCCTGCCCGCCTCGGTCGGTCGGCGACCGAAGAGGGGTCGGGAGGCCGGGTCCGTCGGAGCACCACCCCGTAGAGGCCCTGCGGCGTGGAATGAGGGCACATCGGGTTCCGTCCATCAACGGGCATGCACCGATTCCCGCCCCATCCACATTGCTCGCACAGTGCCGCCGGGTACCTTCGGTGCCCGTCTCCACGACCCCATGCGCTGGCTCCTCTTCCTCCTCGTCCTCGCCCCATCGGTCGGGACGGCACAGTCTGTCGTTCTCGACCTCCCCCGCCCGACTCCTCTTTCCGGCGAGCCTGAGATCATGGTCATCCGCGTCCTTGATCTGCGAGCCGACACGACGACGGTCGGCGAGGCGAAGGTCGGCCTCTTCAACCGGCGCCGGACGGTCGAGATGGACGGCGGGACTCTGCCCGCCCTCGCCTCATACCTCCAGGCCCTCCTCCCGGAGGCTCCTGGGCGGCGTCCCATCGTCGTCGGGGTCGAGGTGCTCTACGTGAGTGAGCAGACCACGGCAGCCGCCGAGTTTGGGCGCGCCGAGGTCCAGCTTCGCTTTTTCGAGGAGACGAGCGAGGGCCTCGCCGACCTGGGGAGGGGGCAGGCGATGGTCGAAGAATCGGCGTTGGACGTGACCCGGCGCCATGCGGCTCGGATGGCTCAGGCACTCCACCAGGCGGTCGTGACCTTCCTGTCGAGTGCCCCGCTCGACCGGGAGGAGAGCCCCGTCGTCCGCACCCTGGCCGAGCTGGCGGCCGACACCACGGCTGCGCCCGTCTCATCGCCCTCCCCCCTCGCGGAAGCCGCCGAGCAGTCGATCCGCTCGTTCGTCAGCGGCGGGCCACTGGTGGGGGCGAACGGCGTGGGCGGCCGCATCGGGTACGGCATCCGGTCGGCGAACGCCCAGACCTGGCTCGTTCCCGCTGCCTTCGAACTCTCGGTGCTCCAGACGGAGAATCCGGACCGCGGTATCGACGGTGTGTTCGCGGCGTTCGG
Encoded proteins:
- a CDS encoding cytochrome-c peroxidase: MLRLASLIVFSVVAIGATFATRSSGTPVLPATPYDYEGVALPLHLQDNSILRWDSTPADNPITDAGATLGRVLFYDVRLSRNETVSCASCHRQEHGFSDPRPLSVGFQGEPTDRNSMTLSFARYDRTQRFFWDVRTRSLETLALEPIQNPVEMGLTLDEMTTRLQATDFYPGLFADAFGTPEITSDRVARALSQFVRSIVASNSRYDAAREAQVDVFGRPLDGLTEQENQGLELFFGRGRCEECHSGDMFMGTGPTDNGLDATVPEGSSGRGVFKTVSLRNVALTAPYMHDGRFATLEEVVDHYSSGIQPSPRLDPRLRGRDGEPKQRNFSDEERAALVAFLNTLTDTTLATDPRWSDPFAVGSAEGARP